The nucleotide window GCCCATGACGTTGGCCAGTGCCAGGGACCAGACGATGGTCAGCGTGGAGTCGAGATGGGTGGTCAGCATCGTGGGACCCGGCTCGAGCCCGAGCAGGATCATCCCGCCGAGCAGGACGGCCGTGGTGCCCGAGCCCGGGATCCCGAAGAGCAGGGTCGGGATGAGCGCACCGCCCTCCTTCGCGTTGTTCGAGCTCTCCGGCGCGATGACGCCGCGGATGTCCCCCTTGCCGAACCCGTCGCGGTCCTTGGCCACCTGGACGGCCTGTCCGTAGGACAACCAGTCCACCACGCTGCCACCGAGTCCCGGCACGAAGCCCACGAAGATGCCCAGCACGGAGCAGCGGAGCGCGAGCCAGCGATGCCGGATCACGTCGCGCAGCCCGTCCCGCCATCCCCCCACCATGGTGGCCTCCCGCGCGATGGACTCCCCGGCGCGCAGCAGGTCGAGGATCTCCGGCAACGCGAAGAGGCCGAGCGCCACCACGGCCAGCGGGATCCCGTCGAACAGGTAGATGAGGTCGCCGGTGAAGCGGTAGTGCGGCGCCGCCGGTGCGGCGCCGACCGTGCCGAGCAGCAGGCCCAGCATGCCGGCCAGGATGCCGCGCAGCGGGCCCGCGCCGGAGAGCACACCTACCATCGACAGACCGAGCACGGCGAGCATGAAGAGCTCGGGGGACCCCAGCGCGAGCACGAGCGGGCGCGCCAGCGGCAGCAAGGCGAACAACGCCGCCGCCCCCACCACGCCACCCAGCATGGACGCGAAGAAGGCGGCGGAGAGCGCGCGCTGGGCCTGGCCCTGCCGGGCCAGCGGGTACCCGTCCAGGATGGTGGCCTGCGATCCCGAGGAGCCCGGCACGCCGAGCAGCACGCTCGGGAAGGTGTCCGACGTATGGATGACGGCGATCATGCCGATCAGCATGGCCAGCGCCACGTTGGGGTCCATGCCGTAGATGAACGGCAGCACCAGCGACATGCCGACGGTGCCACCGAGCCCGGGCAGGATGCCCACGACCAGCCCGATGCCCACCCCGGTGGCCATCAGCAGCAGGGCGTGCGGCGCCAGGACGGTGCCCAGCGCGGCGAGCGCGGATTCGATCAGGGGGACTCCCGGGTGACAGGGGGACGGCGGGCGGACATTGTACGGCATGCCGGCCTTCAAGGACCACTTCTCCGGGCACGCTCCGGACTACGCCCGCTTCCGGCCCGGCTACCCCGATGCGCTCTTCGACCTGCTGACCTCGCTCGCGGACCGACGCGAGCTCGCGGTGGACGTGGGGTCGGGCAGCGGTCAGGCCGCGCTCCCGCTGGCCGAACGCTTCGGGCGCGTGGTGGCCACGGACGCGAGCGGGTCCCAGCTCCGGCACGCGCCGGGTGCGCTCTCCCGCCTCGTCTGCCTGGCCGAGCGGCTCCCGCTGCGCGACGGGAGCGCCGACCTGATCACGGTGGCGCAGGCGCTCCACTGGCTGGACGTGGAGCGCTTCGGCGCCGAGGCACGAAGGGTGCTACGACCCGGGGGGATCCTGGCCGTGTGGACGTATCGCTGGTTCCGGATGGAGCCCCCGTTCGCCGAGGCGGTCACCCGCTTCTATGCGCGCGTGGCGCCCTGCTGGCCGCCCGAGCGCGCCCTGGTGGAGTCCGGCTACGCGACGCTCCCGCTGCCGGGGGAACCCGTTCCGGTACCTCTACTCGCGATGCGGGACCGCTGGCCGCTCGCCGCCGTGGCGGGATATCTGCGCACGTGGTCGGCGACGAAGCGGTTCAGCGCTCGCCACGGCGAGGATCCGGTAGCGGAGTTCGAGCGGGACGCGGGTGGGCTGGACGCGGTCGGACCGGACGGTCTGGCGGTCGAGTGGGATCTCGTGGTGCGGGTGATGCGCGTGTGACGCGCGAGGAGAATCGGACGGGTCGATGACACCGTCTGCAGGGCAGGGGAAGACGAAGCGGCGAGCCCCGAAGGCGACGGAGGCGGCGCCGGCCGACCGCGCGCAGGAGCGCCGACGCCGGCGGCGCTACCCGGTTGTCCGGCGCTCCCGCTGGTCCCGGCGCCGCAAGCTCACCGTGCTGCTCGGGATCGTCGCCCTCCTGGGCGGCATCGCCTGGATCGAGGCCCGCACGTCGTTCCTGCAGTCGTGGTACCTGTCTTCGATCGCCGAGCGCGTCCGCTTCCACGTCGAACCCGGACCGAGTCCCACGACCGTGGTGGCGGGTCGCGGCCCGATCGACCTGCGCTGGGGCTACACCGGCATCCCCGACTTCCTCACGCGCGTCCAGGAGGAGGGGTTCCGCATCGAGGCGCAGGCCCGCACCAGCCCCACGATGCGCGAGCTGGTCGCTCGCGGGCTCTTTCCGATCTACGACGAGAAGCTGCAGGGCGGACTGACCGTCTACGACCGCTCCGGCGACGTGCTGTTCCACCAGGCCGACCCCGTGCAGGTCTACACGGAGTTCGATGCGATCCCCGCGCTGGTGTGGCGCACGCTGCTCTTCGTGGAGAGCCGCGAGCTGCTCGACCCCCGGTTCCCGCGCCGCAACCCAGCCGTCGAATGGGACCGGCTCGCCCGGGCCGTCGGTGAAGCCGCGCTGGATGCGGCGGGCTTCGAGCGCAACGTGCCCGGGGGGAGCACGCTGGCGACGCAGATCGAGAAGTTCCGCCACTCCCCCGAAGGACGCACCGGGTCGGCCACCGAAAAGGGACGTCAGATCCTCACCGCCTCCGTGCGCGCCTATCTGGGAGGTCCGGAGACGCTGGAGGCGCAGCGGCGGATCGTGCGGGACTACATCAACACCGTCCCGTTCGCGGCCCAGCGCGGGCACGGAGAGGTCAATGGCCTCGCGGACGGACTCAGCGTCTGGTTCGGCACCGACTTCGAGACCGCCAATCGCCTGTTGACCGCGCGCGAAGGTGCGCTGGAGGAGGGAGAGCGGGCGCAACGGGCCCGCATCTACCGGCAGGTGCTGGGGCTCGTGCTCGCGGTGCGTCGTCCGTCGTACTACCTGGCCGGCGCCCAGGGCCGTACCGACCTCGAGGCGCTGATCGGTGCGCACATCCCGCTCCTGGCGGGGCAGGGCGTCATCTCGCCGGACCTGGCCGTGCGCGCCGCGGCCGCGCGCCTGCGCTTCCTGGACCGCGCTCCGGAGCCGCCGCCGCCGCCGTTCACGGTCCTCAAGGCCTCGACCTCGGTCCGGACCGGACTGCGCTCCCTGCTCGGGGTGTCGTCCCTGTACGACCTGGACCGGCTCGACCTGCAGGTGCAGAGCTCGTTCGACCTGCGATTGCAGGCCGCCGCCGAGCGGGTGCTGGCGCAACTGCACGATCCTGCCTTCGTACGGGCGCAGGGGTTGGACGCGCCGCGTCTGTTGGGGACCGCCGACCCCACGCGTGTCTTCTACACGTTCACGTTGAACGAGCGGTCCACGGACGGGGACCGCGTGCGGGTGCGGACGGACAACTGGAACGGGCCGCTCGACCTCAACACGTCCAGCCGGCTGGAGCTGGGCTCGACCGCGAAGCTCCGCACGCTGGTGACGTATCTCGAGATCGTCGAGCAACTGCACGGACGCTACGGCGGTGCCGAGCCCGACAGCCTGGCTCTGTTGGTGTCCGGCGCGGCCGATCCGCTCTCGCGCTGGGCGGTGGGTTGGTTGGGCGCACATCCGGACGCCGCCCTGCCCGCGATGCTCGATGCGGCGCTGGACCGGACGTACTCCGCCAATCCGGCGGAGCGGTTCCGCACCGGGTTCGGGGTGCAGACGTTCGCCAACTTCGATGGAGCGTTCAACGGTCGCGTGCTCACCGTGCGCGAGGGCTTCCGCAACTCGGTCAACCTCGTCTCCATCCGCACGCTGCGTGACATCATCGAGTACTACGTGCAGACGGAGACGGGCGAAGGCGCGCGGGCGCTGACGGATCCGGATTCACCCGAGCGCTTCGAGTATCTCCAGCGCTTCGCCGACGAGGAAGGATCCACCTTCATCCGGGACTTCTACCGCGCCTACGACGGAGCGCGCGGCAGCGAGCTCCTGGTGGCGTTCCTGCGCAACCACCCGTTGCCGCCGCGCCGGTTGGCCTACGGGCTGCGCGCGGTCGCGGCCGATGCGCCTCCCGAGGTGCTCTCCGGCCTCCTCCAGTCGGAAACGCCTGACGAAGTGCTGGGCCAGGGACAGATCGCCTCCCTGCTGGAGTCGGCGAGTGAAGTGGATTCGCTGTCGCTCATGGACCAGGGCTTCCTGGCCTCGATCCACCCGCTCGAGCTGTTCGTGGTGCGCTACCTCCTCGCCACGCCGCAAGCCTCCCTCAGCGACGTGCTCGATGCCTCGGTGGAGGAGCGCCAGGAGGTGTACGCCTGGCTGTTCCGGACCCGCAGGCCGGGCGTGCAGGAGCAGCGCGTGCGGGCCGTGCTCGAGCTGGAGGCGTACGGGCATCTCCTGGAGTCGTGGCGGCGCGTCGGCTACCCCTTCGCGAACCTCGTGCCGTCGCTCGGCACGGCCATCGGCAGCTCCGGCGATCGGCCGGCCGCGCTCACCGAGCTCGCGGGGATCATCCTCGGCGGGGGCGTGCGTTACCCGGTGCGTCGCATCGAGCGCCTGACCTTCGCGCGCCGCACGCCGTACGAAGCCGTCCTGCGCCGCGAAGGCGACACCGGCGAGCGGGTGCTGTCCAGCGAGGTGGCGGCGGCCCTGCGCGCCGTGATGGTGGACGTGGTGGAGAACGGCACCGCCGTGCGGGCCCGGGGCGCCTTCACGACCGACGGCGGTCTCCCGCTCCAGCTCGGGGGCAAGACCGGCACGGGGGACAACCGGTACCGGGTCTTCGGGCCCAACGGACAGCTGCTGAGCGAACGGGTCACCAACCGTACGGCCACGTTCGTCTTCTTCGCGGGTGAGCGCTACTACGGATCGATCGTCGCCTACGTCCCCGGTGCCGAAGCGGAGAACTACCGCTTCACCAGCGCGCTGCCTTCCCAGATCCTGCGGCTCATCGGTCAGGAGATGGGCGCGCTGCCCTAGCGCCGGCGTGCGGAGCATCGCGCTCGTGAGCCCACGTCGAGCACGCGGTGGCTTGCGGCGATCCCCGTCCGTCCCGACCCTATCTGCCTTCGTCTTCGCCGTCGACCGGTGACGCGGCGCCCGGCCGCTCTCCATCTCCAGAGAACGCCCATGCGGATCCCCCGCGCCCTGATCCTGTCGCTGCTGGCCACCGCCTTCACGTCCCTTCCGGTCTTCGCGCTCCAGCAGGCCGCCGACAGCGCCCGCCGGGACCTTCCCCTGGAGCCGGTACGGACCGTCGAGTTCGACACGGACGAGGGCACCTGGATCTCGCTGGACG belongs to Gemmatimonadota bacterium and includes:
- a CDS encoding tripartite tricarboxylate transporter permease; amino-acid sequence: MKAGMPYNVRPPSPCHPGVPLIESALAALGTVLAPHALLLMATGVGIGLVVGILPGLGGTVGMSLVLPFIYGMDPNVALAMLIGMIAVIHTSDTFPSVLLGVPGSSGSQATILDGYPLARQGQAQRALSAAFFASMLGGVVGAAALFALLPLARPLVLALGSPELFMLAVLGLSMVGVLSGAGPLRGILAGMLGLLLGTVGAAPAAPHYRFTGDLIYLFDGIPLAVVALGLFALPEILDLLRAGESIAREATMVGGWRDGLRDVIRHRWLALRCSVLGIFVGFVPGLGGSVVDWLSYGQAVQVAKDRDGFGKGDIRGVIAPESSNNAKEGGALIPTLLFGIPGSGTTAVLLGGMILLGLEPGPTMLTTHLDSTLTIVWSLALANVMGTLACLVMTRPIAKISVVPAHWLAPFLLVIMVAGAYQTTRDWGDLVAFLGIGLLGWIMKSLDFPRPPLLIGFVLASSAERYLWISTTRYGWAWLRDPGVIVIALITIALTVAGSRLRGSIAARGMAS
- a CDS encoding class I SAM-dependent methyltransferase; this encodes MPAFKDHFSGHAPDYARFRPGYPDALFDLLTSLADRRELAVDVGSGSGQAALPLAERFGRVVATDASGSQLRHAPGALSRLVCLAERLPLRDGSADLITVAQALHWLDVERFGAEARRVLRPGGILAVWTYRWFRMEPPFAEAVTRFYARVAPCWPPERALVESGYATLPLPGEPVPVPLLAMRDRWPLAAVAGYLRTWSATKRFSARHGEDPVAEFERDAGGLDAVGPDGLAVEWDLVVRVMRV
- a CDS encoding transglycosylase domain-containing protein; translated protein: MTPSAGQGKTKRRAPKATEAAPADRAQERRRRRRYPVVRRSRWSRRRKLTVLLGIVALLGGIAWIEARTSFLQSWYLSSIAERVRFHVEPGPSPTTVVAGRGPIDLRWGYTGIPDFLTRVQEEGFRIEAQARTSPTMRELVARGLFPIYDEKLQGGLTVYDRSGDVLFHQADPVQVYTEFDAIPALVWRTLLFVESRELLDPRFPRRNPAVEWDRLARAVGEAALDAAGFERNVPGGSTLATQIEKFRHSPEGRTGSATEKGRQILTASVRAYLGGPETLEAQRRIVRDYINTVPFAAQRGHGEVNGLADGLSVWFGTDFETANRLLTAREGALEEGERAQRARIYRQVLGLVLAVRRPSYYLAGAQGRTDLEALIGAHIPLLAGQGVISPDLAVRAAAARLRFLDRAPEPPPPPFTVLKASTSVRTGLRSLLGVSSLYDLDRLDLQVQSSFDLRLQAAAERVLAQLHDPAFVRAQGLDAPRLLGTADPTRVFYTFTLNERSTDGDRVRVRTDNWNGPLDLNTSSRLELGSTAKLRTLVTYLEIVEQLHGRYGGAEPDSLALLVSGAADPLSRWAVGWLGAHPDAALPAMLDAALDRTYSANPAERFRTGFGVQTFANFDGAFNGRVLTVREGFRNSVNLVSIRTLRDIIEYYVQTETGEGARALTDPDSPERFEYLQRFADEEGSTFIRDFYRAYDGARGSELLVAFLRNHPLPPRRLAYGLRAVAADAPPEVLSGLLQSETPDEVLGQGQIASLLESASEVDSLSLMDQGFLASIHPLELFVVRYLLATPQASLSDVLDASVEERQEVYAWLFRTRRPGVQEQRVRAVLELEAYGHLLESWRRVGYPFANLVPSLGTAIGSSGDRPAALTELAGIILGGGVRYPVRRIERLTFARRTPYEAVLRREGDTGERVLSSEVAAALRAVMVDVVENGTAVRARGAFTTDGGLPLQLGGKTGTGDNRYRVFGPNGQLLSERVTNRTATFVFFAGERYYGSIVAYVPGAEAENYRFTSALPSQILRLIGQEMGALP